From the Mus musculus strain C57BL/6J chromosome 10, GRCm38.p6 C57BL/6J genome, the window AGGAAATGATCAGTCCTTTCATCCTTTCATAGACGTGTGCACACCGATATGAGTCTCGACAGAGAGTGGACCAGGCTTTGGAGACTCGGGATGTGATTGGCCGCTGCTTTGTGCTAAGCCAGGACCTGGCCATCCGTGATGAGCTGGATGGTGGGGAGTGGAAGTTCTGTGAGGGGCGCCCCCAGGGCCATGAACAGTTTGGGTTCTGTCAGCAGGGCACAGCTGCCACCTTCTCCCCTGACAGTCACTACCTCGTCTTTGGGGCTCCAGGAACCTATAACTGGAAGGGTGAGTCATTCGctggggaggatggagaggagacCAAAACCTCCTCTTACCTCAGAGATGGGATCCCATCTCATAGGATGCCATCCATTGCTGGCAGCAATGGGTCAAGCATGACCACAAGTTGACCTGGGGCATTGCCTGCCGTGCCTTCCACTCCCATTATGCTAGCACGTAAATGAATGGGGGTACCTATTCTCCATCGCATGGCTATGTGTTTATCTACATGTTGGCATGAGCTCCCACATACACGCCTGGGCCAGGGCCTGCATGCTCCAACACAGCAGCCTACACCTCAACACTGCCATTTCCGTCTCTGCACGCTGCCACTGGCTGAGCTGACACTCGGTGAGTGTGATGTTTGGGGGACCCCTAGAATCTTGGGCTAGGGAGATGGAGGAGGTGGGGCTGAAGAGAGGGGGGCTGCCTATGTGCCTGTCCAGTAGAGTGTGTGGCTTGAGGGGGTGCACCTCGCTTCCACCTTGAATACTAACAGGACTGTCTTTGCAGGCACGGCCAGGGTGGAGCTCTGTGCGCAGGGCTCGCCGGACCTGGCACACCTGGATGACGGGCCCTACGAGGCGGGGGGCGAGAAGGAGCAAGACCCCCGCCTCATCCCGGTCCCTGCCAACAGCTACCTTGGTAGGGACTCCTCCCTGGCCCAGGATCACTCTAACCCTCTGTTCCTTTCTCTTGCCCTCTCTCCATGTgcccatccttctgtctctgtcattgTGTCTCTGGCTTCTTGgtttctctcactttcttcctctcctttgtcCCCTTTCGCCGTCTTCTGGCCTTTCTATCTGGCTCTGTCTGTACCTTGTGCTCTCTTCTCCTGCTGTCCCTTTCCCTGGTGTCTCTCCCCGACCTGCTCCCCACAGGGTTGCTTTTTGTGACCAACATTGATAGCTCAGACCCTGACCAGCTGGTGTATAAAACTTTGGACCCTGCTGACCGGCTCACAGGACCAGCCGGAGACTTGACCTTGAATAGCTATTTAGGTTTGTAAGCTCCTGCACCCTGGGCCCTGGggtttggccctggccttcccacTTCCCCTTTAGGGAGTATCCTTTccttccctgccctcccccaaCACATGCCCAGGGAATCGCATATTGGGCACAAACTGCAGAAGAGAATTAGGTCCATCAATAGGCCTGAGAAGAATAGGTCTTGAAGGTGATAGTCTTGGGGGATGTAAGTCAAGGGTCTCTAAGGAAGAAGACCCAGGTAAAGTGAGAGGACCAGGGTCAACCCTGCTTGGAAGGACAGTATTGACCTTTAGGGAAGTTCCTCTGAGGGGTGGATGGTGACTTGGGTTGGAGAAAGCTCTAGCCTTTTGAGTAAGCCCCTCATAGCCATTTATAGCCAATTCTGCATATCAACATGGATGAAACGAGGTCCAGGAGACATTTGGGTGAAGCAAGTTCTTCCTTGACCCCTGGTTTTCCTCCCATCTATGTAAAGATTGCCTTCTCCTTGGCAGGGTAGAAAAGATAGGGAGGGGATGCATTGGATGTCAATGGACCTTCTGGGTGTGTAAGATGGGAGGAGTCTCCCTCTTCTTCAGTTCCCCAGGTTGGGCAGGAATGGTTGGCTCTTGTTGCTATGCCCAGCCCCTCTTACCAAGTCACCAAGGCTTCTCTGTCAGTGCCTTTCTCTCTGCTCCATGACACCTCTGTGTCATATCCCGTGTCTCTGACCAGGAGGGCTGCAAAGATTTCTAGGCCCTGGCTGGGGAGGAGGAATAGTCTAGCCACAGTGGTGGGGACTGGGGAGAGGCAACTCTTCCTTGTGGCTCCAGGGGCTTACCTGGCTTCTGAATGTTGGATAATCACTCACAGTAATCGATTCCCTCCCCTAGGTTTCTCCATCGATTCTGGGAAGGGTCTTATGCGCTCAGAAGAGCTGAGTTTTGTGGCAGGGGCCCCACGTGCCAACCACAAAGGGGCTGTGGTCATTCTGCGCAAGGATAGCGCCAGCCGCTTGATACCTGAGGTTGTGCTGTCTGGGGAGCGCCTGACCTCTGGCTTTGGCTACTCACTGGCTGTGACTGATCTCAACAATGATGGgtgagaagggggggggggtgtccctgGGTCCAGGAGTGGCTTCCGCACTTTGTCCTGGGTCCTTTGGTTTAGAGAGCTCCATACTGTCTCCTTCCTCCACAGCTGGGCAGACCTGATTGTGGGTGCCCCCTACTTCTTTGAACGCCAAGAAGAGCTGGGAGgtgctgtgtatgtgtacatgaacCAGGGTGGCCATTGGGCAGATATCTCTCCTCTCCGAATCTGTGGCTCCCCTGATTCCATGTTTGGGATCAGTTTGGCTGTATTGGGGGACCtcaaccaagatggcttcccagGTATGACTGGCATTAGGAAAACCTGGTGTGGGGAGGGGCTGAGAAGGTAATGGTATCCCTCAGAGATCTGATTGTTTTAAAACTCAGGCAAGTTGAGCTAGTGTTATAAGGAGAGAGTGGCTAAGAGGATTTTAAAATGATGTATGTATCTTGTCAATGAAACTAGCAACACATTCTACATGATTGAACAAGGGGAATTGGGTGTGGACCCTGTCCATCATCCCTTTTCTCATGTTCCCAGACATTGCCGTGGGAGCTCCCTTTGACGGAGATGGGAAGGTCTTTATCTACCATGGGAGCAGCCTTGGGGTGGTTGTCAAACCTTCACAGGTGAGAGATGTCATTGTTGCTAGGAGATGGTCCTGGGTGTTAGCTGCAgcgggcaggggagggaggattggGAAAATGGGGCCCAGTGAGGCTGACTGCCTGTCTCCAGGTGCTGGAGGGCGAGGCGGTGGGTATCAAGAGCTTTGGTTACTCCCTGTCTGGTGGCCTGGATGTGGATGGAAATCACTACCCAGACCTGCTTGTGGGCTCCCTGGCTGATACCGCTGCTCTGTTCAGGTGAGCCTCCAGGCTATCAAATCCCccttgaaggtgtggccttattccTGCCTCATACTTGGTCCTGCAGAGTGTGCTCAGCcccactctctctcctttctcacccACTGAACTCTCTATGCCCAGGGCCAGACCTGTTCTACATGTCTCCCAAGAGATCTTCATTGACCCCAGAGCCATCGATCTGGAACAACCCAACTGTGCCGATGGACGCTTGGTCTGGTGAGGGGAGATTAGAAGGGAGGACTGAGGAGGCTGCCAGTGGTCGCTTTCCTTGCCTCTCTTTGCTAGTTTGCGTCTGGGCAGCGGCAGGAGTGGGGTTTGGAGTCTTGTTTGCTAAGAAGTCTCCCTTTGCCCCACAGTGTGGACATAAAGATCTGTTTCAGCTATGTCGCTGTGCCCAGCAGCTACAGCCCTAGTGTGGGTGAGTAGAGACCTCACCTACCGCTCACTCCGATGGCCTCCAGGTGGAGAGGAACAGTATCTTCAGCtcactctcttccctcttctccctccgtGCCACAGCCTTAGATTATATGTTAGATGGGGACACAGACCGGAGGCTCCGGGGCCAGGTTCCACGTGTGACGTTTCTGAGCCGAGGCCTGGATGACCTCAGGCATCAGTCCTCCGGCACCGTGTGGCTGAAGCACCAACATGACCGAGTCTGTGGAGATACTGTGTTCCAGCTGCAGGTAGCTGCTGACTTCTGGTCCTTGCTCTTCTGCGGCATACCCACACCTAGCTGTCAGCTCTGGGTTcccaggggttggagagattgctcagcagttaagagattgTGCTGTTCTTGCAGTCCACCCAGATTTGGGTCCTGGTAGCCACCTTGGCTGACTAGTGGtaccctgtaactccagcttcaggaggcCCGGCAAAAGCTCTTCTGGCTCCTTTAGATACCTGGACTCatgtgtttattatatttatgcGTGCCTATGCACGCACACAGGCAcaagtgtgtgcacgtgtacacacatacacacacaattaaaaaagtaaaaattctttgtACTTGGAAGCACATATACTAAGATTGGAATGACAGATACGACTAGCAGGGCTTCTTCATGAAGATGACACCTAAATTAGTGAAGAattccagtttgttttttttttttctaaatccagGCATTAAATAAGTTTTCCTTTTGAGCTCCTTTTTGCCTtgatgcctgatttttttttttaatggagtgtCCTGGAACTTTTTAATATGGGCCAGACTGGCGTAAATAGGAGATCCTACTTCCTTGGCCTAGCTTTGAGAGCTGCCTTCATACATCTGTGAAAGGAAGGCTGGCATTTcacaggggtgggtgggggtctGGTCTTTAAGGAAGGCTTTTTACTACCATGGTCTCTCTTTCTTATCCACACATGCATTTCCATCTGCGCTTCTGTTTCCCTCTATTAATTTACAAGAGTCTTCAGTGTACTGGTTGGGGGGGGCCTTAATCAGGGCTGGGACTTGGGAGTTGTTTCAGTGAGAAACAATCTTTCCCTTCCAGGAAAACGTCAAAGACAAGCTACGGGCCATTGTGGTGACCCTGTCATATGGTCTCCGAACCCCTCCATTAGGGAGGCAAGCACCTGGCCAGGAGCTCCCCACTGTGGCTCCCATCCTCAATGCTCACCAGCCCAGCACCCAGAGGACTGAGGTGAGCATGAGGGAAATGGAGCTGGGATGGACAATGGTTCTGATGTCTCCACTGTGACACCTGCTCACAGCTCACAAAGCTCTTTCACACACAGTACAACCCTATAAATGTAGGTGATGCGATACCTCAAAGGCAACATGGCTTAATGTGTGAGAGGAGAGTGCTCCTAGTGTGAGAGGAGAGTGCTCCTAATGTGAAAGGACAGCACCCCTAGTGTGAGAGGACAGCACCCTTAGTGTGAGAGGACAGTGCTCCTAGTGTGAGAGGACAGCGCCCTTAGTGTGAGAGGACACCGCCCCCTAGAGTGAGAGGACAGCGCCCCCTAGAGTGAGAGGACAGCTCCTGCTCCTCCATTCCCTGTAGTCACTCAGGTCTTAGGATAATAAAGGCTGTTGTCTTCTGAGATGGACATCAAGGCTCATAAACTACTGTGCATTAAATCATTCTGTGGGAAGGGGCAGCATGAAGCTCTATGCATGGTTCTCTTGGCAGCTCAGTGACTGTACTGTTTCTCAGTCTCTGGGATATGGATTGTACAGTCTGGGCTGGACAGCATGGCCTGCCTCCCGACCAGCCTGCTAATCCTTACAGCAGTATGACAGTACTCACTTTATTTTACAACTCAGAGAGGTTAAGAGGCCAGCCCAGTGTCACACAGTTAAGTGCCAGTTCTGGAGTTGGTGACACATTTGACCCCTTCCTGCCTTAACCTTAGAGATGATCTTCTCCTAGATCCACTTTCTGAAGCAAGGCTGCGGTGAAGATAAGATCTGTCAGAGCAACCTCCAGCTCGAGCGGTACCAGTTCTGTTCCAGGATCAGCGACACAGAGTTCCAGGCTCTGCCCATGTAAGAAGGATGGAGAGGGCGTTtgtagaggaggagaggggaggggccagGGTTCAGAGTGGTCAGGCAGAGGCCCTGACCCGGAAGAGATAATGATTCTCCTAGTCTGGATAATGCCTTGTGTTTTGTGGACACTTTGTTACACTCCTTTGTGAGGCAGGGCTGGCTGGCTCGGTGTTAAGAACTGGGAGCAGAGGCCCAGAGATCTTGCTGTTTACACAAGGTCAGAAAGTGGTGGAGTTAGGGTAAGGATGGAGGTGCACAGAAAGAGCTGGCTTGAGACTTGTGGGATctggagtgggaggagaggcagtgTGTATTTGACtggagactgggaagagagaGGTCACTGGTGAGAGGCTCAGACTCTATAGTAAGTTGGGTTCCGTCTTCCAGGGATCTGGATGGAAGGACCGCCCTGTTCGCATTGAGTGGGCAGCCGTTCATAGGCCTGGAACTGACAGTCACCAACCTGCCCTCTGACCCTGCCCGGCCTCAGGCAGATGGGGATGATGCTCATGAAGCACAGCTCTTGGTCACTCTCCCAGCCTCTCTACGGTACTCAGGAGTCCGTGCTCTGGACTCTGTGGTAAGAACCTGGGACGGGGCACAGTGGGCgggtcatttatttttttttttacttttgttttttccttcttttcttttctttctttctttctttctttttttggtagtTATGAGTCCTATTATGATGTTTTCAGACCTGTATTTCAGTGTGCTTATCTGGTCATAATCACTCCCAATACTCCATCTTAGCCattgttccattgctgtgaagagacactattacCATGGCaactctcccccccaccccccctgagacagggtttctctgtataacagccctggctgtactagaactcaatttgtagatgagactggcctcaaactcacagagatccacctgcctctgattccaaagcactgggattaaaggtgtgtgtgcgaCTGTACCTGGCCCTCGCCATGGGCAACTCTTATATAGGAAAGCATTTAAtagggactggcttacagttttggtGATTTGGTCCATTATtgtcatagtgggaagcatggtagcacgcaggtagatatggtgctggagaggtagaggAGAGTCTATATTCCGATTGGCAGGCagctggaagagagaaagagagactgggcctagattgagcatttgaaatctcaaagcccactcccagtgacacatttaCTCCAGCAAGGCCGCACCCACCCCAgtgaggccacacccactctaatgaagccacacctattccaatgaggccacacctattccaatgaggccacacccactccgaAGCAacccctcctaatagtgccactccctaatgaccaaacattcaaatctatgagcctatgtgggacattcttattcaaaacaccacacccTCTTTTCTCTTCCCGTAGTTCCCCCCATGCTTACATATCTTCTTAGAAAAAACATACTTTGTCTTTCTGCATCCAGTATTTACCTGTCTTATTCCCACTTTCTTTAGACTGCTTTCTACTCCCAACAcagtctctggtgtgtgtgtgtgtgtgtgtgtgtgtgtgtgtgtgtgtgtgtgtttgagacagggtcatagcattggctaacctggaacttgctatatagagcaggctggcctcagttgacagagatccacctgcctctgcctccagagcagtagaattaaaggcatgcatcaccaagTACCAAGCTTGGACCATATgtatatttgagacaaggtctttctatgtagccccagctgaccttgaacttgtgtcagtccttctgccttagcctcccaagggctagagttataggcatatgccactctagacagacagacagacagacagacagacagacagacacacaccacatacaggtTTATATATATTTAGGTTCCACATATATAATATGCAATATTTATTTTCCCTACTTATCTTTTCAAGTGCTCCCTCAGCCTCAGCTTAGAACCCATCTCCCCATACAGTTCTTCCACCCTTCCACTTTTACATCATGTGTATATTAAagctaaatttcttttttttttcaagccagggtttctctgtatagccctggctatcctggaactcactctgtagaccaggcgggcctcgaactcagaaatccacctgcctctgcctcccaagtgctggaattaaagatatgtgccaccactgcctggtgaaacTAAATTTCTTATCGGAGAGAAaatgtgatgtttgtctttctgagtctggcttgttTTGCTTAACATGGCAATCTCCAGTTCCACCCGTTTCCCTGAAGATGACAGTTTTGCTCTTTATGGCTGAGTAAAGCTCcattgtatgtacatgtgaggtGAGATCTTGAGAGCTTCAGTAACCCAAACTGACCTATCCTTCCCTCCCCGATCCAGGAGAAGCCGCTCTGCCTGTCCAATGACAGCGCCTCTCATGTCGAGTGTGAGCTGGGGAACCCTATGAAGAGAGGCGCTCAGGTTAGCATATCTGGCTTGTGCCTTGAGTGGCCCATGCTTAAGACCCAGCCCTCCCCTGACTCACCTGTCATTCCTCACTGGGCAGGTCACTTTTTACCTCATCCTCAGCACCTCTGGGATCACTATTGAGACCACAGAGCTGGAGGTGAAATTGCTGTTAGCCACGTAAGCCTGGGGGCAGGTCGGGTCACTTAGAAGGGCTTCAAGCGTCTTATGGTGGTTCCCGTGCCAACTGCCCACATATGCTTATGTCCACATGTCAGGATCAGTGAGCAGGAGCTGGATCCGGTCTCCGTTCGGGCTCATGTCTTCATTGAATTGCCACTGTCCATTTCAGGGTAAGTGTTGCTTGTGTGGGCCCCTCTGCCACTCCCGATCCCTGGTTTGGGCTCTGCCTTACCTGGCCTTACCCTCCTGACTCCATTTGGCCGGACCCCAGGTCTCTTTATCCCTTCTTCTTGTCTTTCAACAACCAGGGTGGCCACTCCCCAGCAACTCTTCTTCTCTGGCGAGGTGAAGGGCGAAAGTGCCATGCGATCTGAGAGGGACGTGGGCAGCAAAGTCAAGTATGAGGTCACGGTAAGCCCGCCGTGTGGCCACTCCTCGGTCTCCTTTCTTCTTGGCATAGAGGATAGGCTGTTGAAACATGTCTCGAGGTATAGGCTCTTTCCCACATGGTGGTCCTGGGGTTCCAACACTTCTGCACTGGGTAGACAGCGCTGAGGATATGCTGCTGCAGGACTCTCAATGAGTCCTCTAgacaggccagctctcctgcagtTCTGAGAGGCCCTGGGAACTCAGGGAAGACCCTCTGCTCAGGGTCCAGCTGGAATGGGGTCTTGGGCAGAGTTTATACCTTTCCTTAATACTTCACCCTGGCTTGACCTAGTCCTCTCACACATGCTCAGCTTTGCCTAGGTTTGGTATGAGGAGGGAATGATGCCTGATCTAGACTGTGCAGCTTTGGTGATGCTGTGTTTCCTGAGCTCCGCCCCTCAGCCTTGCTCCTCTCTCTGTGACGTATCTGAGCTTCATTTCCTCATATTGCTTTGGGCCCTGTAGGTCTCCAATCAAGGCCAGTCTCTCAATACTCTGGGCTCTGCGTTCCTCAACATCATGTGGCCCCACGAGATCGCCAATGGAAAGTGGCTGCTGTACCCCATGCGGGTAGAGCTGGAGGGCGGACAGGGGCCTGGCAAGAGAGGGATCTGTTCCCCAAGACCCAACATCCTCCAGCTGGTGAGGCTTAGAGGCAGGGTGGGTGAGGAGCCTGGGGTTGGGGAGAGAATTGGGAGGAATGTCATGCAGCTGGGGGAGTCCCTGTGGGTGGTGGAGTGGAGATGCCATCTCACGGTTGCAGTACTTGGAgggaccccttctgctccttcctcttccctgtccAGGATGTGGACAGCAGGGATAGGAGGCGGCGAGAGCTGGGGCAGCCGGAGCCGCAGGAGCCTCCAGAGAAGGTGGAGCCTAGCACATCCTGGTGGCCAGTGTCCTCTGCTGAGAAGAGAAACGTGACTCTGGTGAGTCAGTGTGGGCAGTGCAGCCACTGGGGTGCATGAGTGGTAGAGGGACCGTCACAGGTTCACAAAATGTCTGGGAGCTTCCGTGGAGGTCAGCCCAACAAGGCGCTTGAGCAAACACCAGAAACGAGTCATCCAGACAGTCTGCATCCCAGCTGGAGGGAGAGAGTGCCGGTGAGGCAGTTCCTGACACCTCAGACTCTGCAACTCCCACTGCCCACTCTAGGGCCAGCTGGGTAGCTGAGCAAGTGATCCTGCCCATTTATATAAAACATCACGTTTCCTAAGGGCTGGGATGGACTCAGTCTCTTGCCtgcaccttccaagtgctgggattgcaggcgtgtgccaccaggctCAGCATTCTGTCATCATAATTAAGGTTACGGTATACACGTGAGGTTTGCTAAGCTCTCCTTTTTGAACATTTTTGCTTCTCGTTTTGGTATTTAGCTGGGTGAGATGAAGGCTTTATGCTTGTTCCTCCTAAGGTGGTGCTGATGGTGAGACTGTGGTACAGATGTCAGTTGGAGACACTGAGTGGAGTTAACCCAGGCATGACAATGTGGGCAGTACAGACCTGGAGATACTTGGCCCTTCTCTATAAGCAGTCAGTGTACTCTCTTGCATCCCATTCTTTTCTCTGGGAGGAAGCCTTCCCATGCCTCTTTGACACCCCAGGCTAAAGAACGCAGGCAGCTGAGCATCTGGAACAAGCTGCTGCTGTAGTATACTTACATCTAGTTCCACCTTTCCACAGGGCCGGCAGCTCTGAGAGACTCCTGGTtaacaagctctctctctctctctctctctctctctctctctctctctctctctctctctctttctccctctctctctctctctctccctctctctccctccctctgtctgatTTTACTagtcagggttttctctgtgtagcctaggctgtcctggaatttgctctgtaaaccaggctgtctttgaactcacagagatccttctgcctctgcctcctgagtgctgggattaaaagcatatgtcaCTCTGCCTAGTTTAGAAACAGAGTCTTGGATTATGAGCATGTGCCACCAGACCCAGTTATTtgttaattgtatttatttttattgcagaACCAAGCAGCCcattattccataaaatacaaTGTGTTCCCTCTTTACTTAGAAGGACTGGAGATCAAACTAGGGCCTGTGtatgccagacaagcactctactacAGAACTACAGCCCAGCTTCTCATTCTcttgagagggagaagggatGTCTTGTTATATAGCCCGGGCATCCCTCCAATTTGCACCCTTTGATTTCCTCTCagatgctagaattacaggcacgtGTCCCCGTGCCTGGCTTTATTTACTATTTACTTCTCTGTTTTTATaatgtgattttattatttttatgtgtatcagtgttttgcctgcctatatGTATGTGACCCATATGCACACAGTGCCTTCTTTTAGAGGCCACATGGGTGACCGTGTGACATTTTTTCTACCTGTTCCTGGCTCATTTCACATCATGTATTATCtcagattatttaaaaatatttttggaagatttatcttatgtttatgagtgttttgctagcatacatgcatgtacatcatGTGTGTACCTCGTGCCTATGGAGGCCGGAAGGAGGCTTCAGATCCCCTacaactggagttatgggtggttgtgagctgctgtgtggcttctgggaactgaacacaggctCTCTGCAagcgcagccagtgctcttatctgctgagccacctccctattTCCTTCACTTGgattctttttatataaaataaaggcAGGAGATAGCTTTGCCTTTTAACAAGCTGACTAAAGAGTTTTGAATTActcaaagtagaaaaataaaggaagaccAAAAGATTCCAAAAAGGGGctaggaggtggctcagtgagtcaggacacttgctgccaagacgGAAGACTTGAGtttccatccctggaacccacatggtggaaggagagacccaactcctgatggttgttctctgactttcatATGTGTACAGCAGCATGCATCCTCCCCACTTAGAACATGGTTTTTAAAGAAGGACTCCAAACACTCTCAAGCCattcttgtgtatatgtgtatatgtgtgtacgtgtgagtatgtgtgtgtgtgtatgtatgtatgtatgtatgtatgtacatatgtatatgtatgtgcttgtgtgtgttgtgaATGGTGGCTAAAGGTAACTTTTAGGCAAGTGGGTTGAAGTCAGGCTTGGAAGAATGTGAGTTCCCTGCCCCCAGTAACTTGTCAAAACCTCTCCCTCAGTGAGTTTAGAATGGGCTTTGCCAAATAAGAGTCTGACTTCAAACATCTGCTCCACTACCAGATTggctcccttccccccttcctttttttttttttttgagacagagtttcattatgtagcttggttgtcctggaatgcTCTATATAGgcattcaaactcacagagatccatctgcctctgcttcctgagtgtggaattaaaggtgtgcaccaccatgcctggcaccacTGAATAGCTTTACTAGCTCTGCGACATGAAGTAGGCTGGTGGCCTTCTTTAagcttcagtttcttcttttgagaaacaCTGATGCCAGGTACAGTGGTCTACATCAGAGCAGTCTCAGCACATAGAGGCCAAGGTAGAAGGATACATTGGAGGCTAGCTTGGGCCTGTCTCAGCATTTGGAGCTTAACTGAGGTAAGTGCACTGGATGCTTAATAACTCAGACAACAGGTTGAGTAGGTACCACCTCAGGAAGCCGCTCTGCCTGTTGctaggaagtgaaagacctccccttccctccctccaatgTGTTTCAAAGCCAAATAGT encodes:
- the Itga7 gene encoding integrin alpha-7 isoform X7 produces the protein MARIPRCDFLRPPGIYYLITSLLAGLFLPPAIAFNLDVMGAIRKEGEPGSLFGFSVALHRQLQPRPQSWLLVGAPQALALPGQQANRTGGLFACPLSLEETDCYRVDIDRGANVQKESKENQWLGVSVRSQGPGGKIVTCAHRYESRQRVDQALETRDVIGRCFVLSQDLAIRDELDGGEWKFCEGRPQGHEQFGFCQQGTAATFSPDSHYLVFGAPGTYNWKGLLFVTNIDSSDPDQLVYKTLDPADRLTGPAGDLTLNSYLGFSIDSGKGLMRSEELSFVAGAPRANHKGAVVILRKDSASRLIPEVVLSGERLTSGFGYSLAVTDLNNDGWADLIVGAPYFFERQEELGGAVYVYMNQGGHWADISPLRICGSPDSMFGISLAVLGDLNQDGFPDIAVGAPFDGDGKVFIYHGSSLGVVVKPSQVLEGEAVGIKSFGYSLSGGLDVDGNHYPDLLVGSLADTAALFRARPVLHVSQEIFIDPRAIDLEQPNCADGRLVCVDIKICFSYVAVPSSYSPSVALDYMLDGDTDRRLRGQVPRVTFLSRGLDDLRHQSSGTVWLKHQHDRVCGDTVFQLQENVKDKLRAIVVTLSYGLRTPPLGRQAPGQELPTVAPILNAHQPSTQRTEIHFLKQGCGEDKICQSNLQLERYQFCSRISDTEFQALPMDLDGRTALFALSGQPFIGLELTVTNLPSDPARPQADGDDAHEAQLLVTLPASLRYSGVRALDSVEKPLCLSNDSASHVECELGNPMKRGAQVTFYLILSTSGITIETTELEVKLLLATISEQELDPVSVRAHVFIELPLSISGVATPQQLFFSGEVKGESAMRSERDVGSKVKYEVTVSNQGQSLNTLGSAFLNIMWPHEIANGKWLLYPMRVELEGGQGPGKRGICSPRPNILQLDVDSRDRRRRELGQPEPQEPPEKVEPSTSWWPVSSAEKRNVTLDCAQGTAKCVVFSCPLYSFDRAAVLHVWGRLWNSTFLEEYMAVKSLEVIVRANITVKSSIKNLLLRDASTVIPVMVYLDPMAVVVEGVPWWVILLAVLAGLLVLALLVLLLWKCGFFRRNSPSSSFPTNYHRAHLAVQPSAMEAGGPGTVGWDSSSGRSTPRPPCPSTTQ
- the Itga7 gene encoding integrin alpha-7 isoform 2 precursor (isoform 2 precursor is encoded by transcript variant 2), with protein sequence MARIPRCDFLRPPGIYYLITSLLAGLFLPPAIAFNLDVMGAIRKEGEPGSLFGFSVALHRQLQPRPQSWLLVGAPQALALPGQQANRTGGLFACPLSLEETDCYRVDIDRGANVQKESKENQWLGVSVRSQGPGGKIVTCAHRYESRQRVDQALETRDVIGRCFVLSQDLAIRDELDGGEWKFCEGRPQGHEQFGFCQQGTAATFSPDSHYLVFGAPGTYNWKGTARVELCAQGSPDLAHLDDGPYEAGGEKEQDPRLIPVPANSYLGFSIDSGKGLMRSEELSFVAGAPRANHKGAVVILRKDSASRLIPEVVLSGERLTSGFGYSLAVTDLNNDGWADLIVGAPYFFERQEELGGAVYVYMNQGGHWADISPLRICGSPDSMFGISLAVLGDLNQDGFPDIAVGAPFDGDGKVFIYHGSSLGVVVKPSQVLEGEAVGIKSFGYSLSGGLDVDGNHYPDLLVGSLADTAALFRARPVLHVSQEIFIDPRAIDLEQPNCADGRLVCVDIKICFSYVAVPSSYSPSVALDYMLDGDTDRRLRGQVPRVTFLSRGLDDLRHQSSGTVWLKHQHDRVCGDTVFQLQENVKDKLRAIVVTLSYGLRTPPLGRQAPGQELPTVAPILNAHQPSTQRTEIHFLKQGCGEDKICQSNLQLERYQFCSRISDTEFQALPMDLDGRTALFALSGQPFIGLELTVTNLPSDPARPQADGDDAHEAQLLVTLPASLRYSGVRALDSVEKPLCLSNDSASHVECELGNPMKRGAQVTFYLILSTSGITIETTELEVKLLLATISEQELDPVSVRAHVFIELPLSISGVATPQQLFFSGEVKGESAMRSERDVGSKVKYEVTVSNQGQSLNTLGSAFLNIMWPHEIANGKWLLYPMRVELEGGQGPGKRGICSPRPNILQLDVDSRDRRRRELGQPEPQEPPEKVEPSTSWWPVSSAEKRNVTLDCAQGTAKCVVFSCPLYSFDRAAVLHVWGRLWNSTFLEEYMAVKSLEVIVRANITVKSSIKNLLLRDASTVIPVMVYLDPMAVVVEGVPWWVILLAVLAGLLVLALLVLLLWKLGFFKRAKHPEATVPQYHAVKIPREDRQQFKEEKTGTIQRSNWGNSQWEGSDAHPILAADWHPELGPDGHPVPATA